In Paenibacillus sonchi, a single genomic region encodes these proteins:
- the glgP gene encoding alpha-glucan family phosphorylase yields the protein MFTTHTPIKEGNETHPLDRLEYMGAFNGLTRAQMERIGGDPFNMTVAGLRLSRISNAVAQLHADTANKMWKEVAGRSEIIGITNAIHTPTWVDKRMTRAFEEGGDLWATHKEIKGELISFIEERSGISLNADNLLIGFSRRAAPYKRSDLIFSQPEIIEPYLESGRIQIVFSGKAHPLDDTGKKIVSNLVAMMKKYPKSVVFLENYDMTIGAMLTRGSDIWLNNPRRPLEASGTSGMKAAMNGVLNCSILDGWWPEACIDGENGWQIGDGFETTDFAVLDKHDSDALYDTLLNRVLPTFYENKNKWVQMMHKSIETTRTEFASKRMLEEYYNRMYIKG from the coding sequence GTGTTCACTACACATACACCGATCAAGGAAGGCAATGAGACGCACCCGCTGGACCGTTTGGAGTATATGGGCGCTTTTAACGGCTTGACCCGTGCCCAAATGGAGCGGATCGGCGGCGATCCGTTCAATATGACAGTGGCCGGTCTGCGCCTGTCGCGTATTTCCAATGCTGTGGCCCAGCTCCATGCCGATACTGCAAATAAGATGTGGAAGGAAGTCGCCGGCAGATCGGAGATCATCGGCATCACCAATGCCATTCATACCCCAACCTGGGTGGATAAACGGATGACCCGCGCTTTTGAGGAAGGCGGCGACCTGTGGGCCACTCACAAGGAAATCAAAGGCGAGCTGATCAGCTTCATTGAAGAACGCTCCGGCATCTCGCTGAATGCGGACAATCTGCTCATCGGCTTCTCCCGGCGGGCTGCACCTTACAAACGCAGCGATCTGATTTTCTCCCAGCCGGAGATTATCGAGCCTTATCTGGAGAGCGGACGCATTCAAATCGTCTTCTCCGGCAAAGCCCATCCGCTGGATGACACCGGTAAAAAAATCGTCAGCAACCTCGTGGCGATGATGAAAAAATATCCGAAGAGCGTTGTCTTCCTTGAGAATTACGATATGACGATTGGTGCCATGCTGACACGCGGCTCTGATATCTGGCTCAACAATCCGCGCCGTCCGCTGGAAGCCAGCGGAACCTCCGGCATGAAGGCTGCCATGAATGGCGTGTTGAACTGCTCCATCCTCGACGGCTGGTGGCCGGAAGCCTGCATCGACGGTGAGAATGGCTGGCAGATCGGTGACGGTTTCGAAACTACAGACTTTGCGGTCCTGGATAAGCACGACAGCGATGCCTTATACGACACCCTTCTGAACCGCGTACTCCCAACCTTCTACGAGAATAAGAATAAATGGGTACAAATGATGCACAAAAGCATTGAAACCACCCGTACCGAGTTCGCGAGCAAACGTATGCTGGAAGAATATTACAACCGGATGTACATCAAGGGTTAA
- the glgP gene encoding alpha-glucan family phosphorylase, which produces MNEKQLPSVAYFSMEYGLSSDFKMYAGGLGILAGDYIKGARDIQAPIIPIGLKWKQGYTDQKIDAAGNPYDSYHNHVYDFLEDTGVKVTVKVRKIDVVCKVWKTDRFGNNPLYLLDTDIPENGDAWITGQLYGWFGEERIAQEIVLGIGGVKAMRALQIPIDVYHFNEGHAALAAIELIREKCPAAAPLKKPGKLPGKRLCSLHIHRSRKAMRRTRWTVWSIWALLTA; this is translated from the coding sequence GTGAACGAAAAGCAATTACCGTCAGTAGCTTATTTCAGCATGGAGTACGGACTGAGCTCCGACTTCAAAATGTACGCCGGTGGCCTGGGCATCCTGGCCGGAGACTATATCAAGGGAGCTAGGGATATACAGGCTCCGATCATCCCCATCGGCCTCAAATGGAAGCAGGGTTATACGGATCAGAAGATCGATGCGGCCGGCAATCCTTACGACTCCTATCACAATCATGTCTATGATTTCCTTGAGGACACTGGAGTGAAGGTTACCGTGAAGGTCCGCAAGATTGATGTGGTCTGCAAAGTATGGAAAACCGACCGTTTCGGCAACAACCCCCTGTATCTGCTCGATACGGATATTCCCGAGAATGGCGATGCCTGGATTACAGGCCAGCTGTACGGCTGGTTTGGGGAAGAGCGGATTGCGCAGGAGATTGTACTTGGGATTGGCGGGGTCAAAGCCATGCGTGCGCTGCAGATTCCGATCGACGTCTACCACTTCAACGAAGGGCATGCGGCACTGGCAGCCATTGAGCTGATCCGTGAGAAATGTCCGGCGGCAGCTCCTTTGAAGAAGCCTGGAAAGCTACCCGGGAAGAGGTTGTGTTCACTACACATACACCGATCAAGGAAGGCAATGAGACGCACCCGCTGGACCGTTTGGAGTATATGGGCGCTTTTAACGGCTTGA